CCTTGTTCACAGCTCGTGCTTGGAGGTCTTTGAGCAGCCAGCCGTCGCCCTTGTCACTTCCATCCATCCCAAACCAGATAGTATCATTGGAAAATATGTTGTGATCCGGCATGGCGCCAAGAGTTTTGCCATCAATTGCGAAAACGATTTTGCCATTTTCCCGTTTAAAGTTTACGATGACATCATTTTTTAAATTGACGTTGTAACTTCGTATATCCATTGGTGATGACGAGTTACCATCCCAGATACGTGCTTCAATGCGACTGGCGGATACATCAATTCGTAAACTTGGTCTTTCTTGGCGCCACTCATCGTAAATAACGGGCACCTGTCCATAAAGTTGCAAAGACGCACCATCTTCCATACCTTGCATTATTGCCTTTATTTCAAAGTCCCCGGAAATTTCCAAGTGCGGACCGCGCACGTATACTGGTGGGTTAAGCTGAGCGGCAGACCCATCCTGGTGGATAATACTTTGGTTGAGCGGTGTTATCTGTACGCCATTCGTTTTAACCGTTGCGCCAGATAAATGCGACCAGTCATAGTCAGATAACAAACTTCCAAAGCCATTACCTTTATTTGATTGACTGAAGGAAAATGCCAATACGGATAGAAGAGCTATAGTAATTAAGAATCCTAGCTTCCTCATACAAGCAGTTTCTTCCAATCATGAAAAGATGGCAAATTTTGCAGAGGTGGCGAATATGAAAAAGGACTCTGTTAGAGTCCAAAACTTTTGCTTGGTAGCGGGGGCAGGATTCGAACCTGCGACCTTGTGGTTATGAGCCACACGAGCTGCCACTGCTCCACCCCGCGCCGATACCCCAAAAATCCGCTTGACTGGGATTTGATGAGGGCCCTCAAGGAGCAAAGAAACTAATTGCTTTTTTCCTTAAAACATAACTGCTCTTTAGCAGAAATTAGGCATGTATCACGGTAGCAACCACTACATCTGTTGTCAACCGTAACCAATAAAGTCAATTGATTGGTTTATGTAGAGTGGCTGAGGTTTTTAAAGCGGTGGGTCTTAGGTGTTATGTTTTTCTAAGATTTCATATATATTTAGCATCATAGTGAGTGAAGCCTTACCGGTATTTGATAACCCAACGATAGAATCGCATAGGCGATTACCCCAAGACCTGCCAATCATGGCACTTCCTGAATATGCTACCAACTCGATCGAGTCTGGCTTTGATGGCCGTTAATAATGCGCCAGTTGTATGAACAAGGAAGGGCCGACAGCCAAACTGAGGTTTATTTAGTGGTGTTTCGTTCCAGACTGTTAGCTGGTGCCGATATACATAAGTTGCTAAAAGACGACGAGGCGGCCCATTTTGAAGCCTCGCAAGCACCAGGCTACATCACTTACTTTAAAGGCGCGGCAGACACTGACGGCAATAATCTATCCTTTTGTTTATGGCAGAGTCAGAATTCAGCCAGGGAAGCCGCTTTTGGTGAGAAACATAAGTTGGCAGCCGGAAACGTCAGCGAGGCGTATGCATATTTCAGTTTACAAAGGTACTTTGTCAGTCAAGCCCAGGACGGAGACGTTGTCTTTATTCCCGCTTAAGTTAAATAATCGGTCAAGGCTATTTTTTAGAGTTTTGCACACAAGGTATAATTAGATTGCTAAAAAGCAGGGGAGTAGTATGGCTAAGAAAATCATAGGACTGCTATTGGTAATATTGATCGCTGGCGGTGCGGCCATTTGGGTCATGGGTGATGACGATAGCGATAATAACGCAGGTGATTTATTAGACAACACTAGCCAGTCCTCACAACCTGAACCCGATGAGCAAGTAACTGAGGATGAAACTCAAGATGAATCACAGCTGGCAAATAACACCACCGAATTTATAGTCAATGCCGACGACAACGGCGCAGATGTCATGAGGGTCAAGATTACCAGGGGCAAGACCATAAAAATTACCTTTAACGTTAGTCAAAACGGTACTTATCATGGCGGGCTACAGTTTAAGAGCGATGTCGTCTCGACCGGAGCGATTGCACCCGGTGATTCCGAAACCGTTACCTTTACGGCCGACCAATCTTTTGATTTTGTCCCTTATTGGTACGCGGGGCAAGTCAAAAAAGACTACGTGATATCGATTGAGGTGGAGTAGATTTAAAATTGAGCACCCTACCTTGCCGGGAGAAGCTGCCTTTTAAAACAAAGTCGGAGGCCGAAGGGGCGGCGGTTACCGCCAGGCATCGCTACGGCGGTGACAAGGCCAAAGTTTATCATTGCCAGCATTGTAGTTATTGGCACTTGGCGAAGAACCACGATTAGCTGGTAATTGAATTAAGTCAAAAAAGCGGGTTAAATCAGGACCGATAACTATCAGGCAATTTTGGCGCAGGCCACACGGACAGCTTCCGACCAGGTCGGAAAAGCGTGGACGGTGTCAACGATAGCTTGGGCCGTTAAACCGTGCTGAATCGCTAATGCTAGCTCATGTATCATCTCTCCGGCACGGGGCGAGACAATAGCGGCGCCGAGCAAAATCCCCTGTTTGTCTGCCAAAACCTTAACGAAGCCGATATCGTTATCGGCTGTGTTGGCTCGTCCAATGACTGATACAGCAGCGGCACCGACTTGGTAATTAATTTTCCTCGACTTGAGTTCGTCTTCGGTTGCCCCCACTCCAGCTGCTTCCGGCGCGACGAACGTAACGCGCGGTATGGCGTGGTATAGGGCCTTGATCCACTCACGTTTGGGTCGAAACATGTTATAAGCCGCAATTCGGCTTTGGTAAGAAGCTACGTGGGTAAACATCATTTTGCCGGTCACATCACCGGCGGCGTAAATATGCGGCGAGCTAGTTTGCATGAAATCATTGACCTTTATACCGTGCTTATCGTATTCGACCCCGGCATTTTCCAGGCCTAGATCGGTATGGGGTACCTTACCAGTAGCGACTAAGACTTCATCGACCTTTACTGATTGGATTTTGCCACTTGTCCGAAAATAAACAGTCTTCTTGCCGGCCTTAGCCTCAATCTTTACGACTTCGGTCGAGATGTGAACGTTAATGCCGTTTTGGTGCTCAAATACCGCCTGAATCAACTCGCCCACTGCGGCGTCCTCCTTCGTGAGTAGACGCGGCGCGAAATCGGCAATAGTCACTTTGGTACCGAATGTGGCAAATAGCTCGGCAAATTCACAACCAATAGCGCCTCCGCCGATAATAAAAACACTTTTTAACGGCTTGGTCAGATCAATCGCATCGCGGTAAGTTATAAAGCCCGATTCGGACAAACCTTCGATTGGCGGAATAAAATTGCTGGTGCCAGTTGCCACTAAGAATTTTTTGGCCGTGAAGCGGCGCTGGCCAGTGCTGATCTCGTGCGGAGATATGAAATGAGCATGACCACTAATAACAGCAATTCCATCGGCGCTGTAGGCTCGTTCACCGTCGGCCGTGCCAGTTCGTTTAACGGCTAAGTCTTTCCATTTTTTTATAGCCGGATAATTAAAATTGAGAGCCGATACTTTTATGCCAAACTTTTTAGCCTCAGTGGCACTACGGTAGAGCTCGGCGGCTTGGAGCAATGCCTTGGTTGGTACACAGCCAAAATTCGGACATTCACCGCCGACGGTATCGTCCTCAACAATCGCAACTTTATGACCCGCGCGGGCAGATAAATGCGCGGCGACACCGCCGCCGGCGCCAGATCCGATGGCAATTAGATCATAGTCGTGCACCCGTTGGGCCTTGGGCATTAGCGATGCCACTCCCGGTGATTTAGGTACATATAGGCAGCGTTGGCGTTATACGGCCGGAAATGTTTAGCGGCGATTCGTCGAATATCGTGGGCCGTGACCTCGTGTTTATTTTTTAGCCAGTCATCGACATGCGCCACGACTTTTTCTGCTACTAACTCAGCTTCGCCAGTCGTAGCCCTAACCGATAAACAGGCGGCATAGACACTGGCATAAAGCTTGCGAGAATCGTACTCTTCAGTGTGGCCTTGTCTTTTGACGACGTGTTTCATAACCTACCCAAAATTAATAGTGCCGTTAGCAATTAGTATTAGTATCCAGCCGAGCGAGGCCAGCAACAGGCCCATAAACAAGCGCATCGTGCCTTTGCTTTCTTCCTTCCACTTGGCTACAGAACTGATCTTTGAGCCGCCAGCCACCATGACCAGAATTACTATTAGCGGCGCGATGAATATTAAGTTGTAAAGCACCATCAGCATTAAAGCCTGGAAATCGAAATTGATTCTTAAGATAGTGATAATGGCTAAATATGGCGCTCCGGTGCACGGCAGTTCGACCGCCGCTACGAAAGCGCCCAAAAACATGACGCCCACAATTGATTGTTTGGATTTTGAATACTCATGAATCTTATTGGCGAAATAGGTGGGAATTTGCAGCGAAAATCCTTTTCCGTACCAAAAATAATCCTTTATCTCCAACACGCCGGCCAACATCACCAGCCCGCCGACGAAAATTGACAAGTATTCCGCCCAGACAATTGGAATCTCACTAAAGAAATAAACCAACCCCAAGCCAGCCGCCAGGTAGGTGATAAAGATCGCTGTGACATAAGCTCCGCCCAACGCCAATAACCGCTTGGTTGATCCCCCGCCGCCCAGCACCACCGATATCATCAAAATCAGGACTCCAATTGCACACGGATTGATCGAGTCAATGGCGGCCGAGCCGATTACGAGACCCAGCGTTGGCAGGTCTAGCATCTAGAGTTCCTCCGAGGGTTCGACTAAGTTGGAATTCGGGTCGGTTAGCGGATAGTTTAACTGGCGGGCTTGGCAAATTGAACGTTCGTGAGGCAAAACCCCAAATTGTTCGCAGCGGTCAACATCCCTGATCCCGTATTGTTCGCAAAGTTTGTCAGTTTGATCATTGACCGGTCCGAACTCGACGATAATACAGTCGCCTGGCGGCACATTTGGCTCGCGGGCAATCGTGTAGTTCTGCGGCTCGGCCAGTTTTTGTTGAGCGTAGGTATCGGTTTCCTCGTCGTACTTATAAACATATACCTGGACTTCAGACGGAGCATCGCCGCAGGTTTGACCGTTGATAAAACGAGCGAATCGACCGTCGTTAGTGTTAAGCATAAACCTTTCGAGTTGACTTGCATTAAGGTCTGACGGGCCGTCTCCATCGGTTTCGTCTTCGTAAATCCCACCTTCATCATTTAGCGGAACTACCAAAGCCGAGCCGGTCACGGTGCCATCGATGACATGGAAGAATTTACCCAAGCTGGCATCGTTTGTTTCGTCAACTACCACGCCTTCAAGATGAACCCGCCGATCGTTATGCTCGTGCAGCGTCGACGTACCAACTTTGTTGGACAGAAACTTGTAAGGATTCTTAAGCTCAAGCTCGTTGCCACAGGCCCAAATTTCAAAATCAGCATGCCAGTGAACCGGCCCGCCGGAATCTGAGGATGCGTTAAGATAAATCGTGGCGGCTCCTAAAAAGCTGATTGAACCGATCATAATCGTGGCCATGGCGATGAAAATGGGCAACTTAAACTTTTTTTGGCGGTCTTTTATAAAGGACGCTATGACAGTGAGAACTATCAATCCCACAGCGGAATACAGCACAAGGTTGATGGAGACCGAGCCAATGCGGCCTTCCAAGTCGTCTTCTGGTACGAACAAGTTATCAATTCCCTCACGGGCAGATTGCGCGAACAAAACCAATCCACTAACTAGGTTACCCACGGCCGGTCATTCTTTTCTTAGCATTCACGTTCAATTTATCATATACTAAACATAAGCGTCAAAACAGAGGAAAATGGTGGGAAAAGTCGAATACTATCGTCAGCCAGTGCCTGATATTGCCAATGAACTTGAGGTGGATACAACCCAAGGGCTCTCACTAGCTGAAACTCGGACTCGGCTGGCGAAATTTGGCCCCAATCGACTAGAAGCAGCCAAAAAAATAAACCCACTTAGATTGTTTTTAAGCCAGTTTAACGATGTGTTAATCATCGTTTTAATAATCGCGGCGGCGGTCTCGTTCGGTCTGAGTTTTGTCGAAGACGAGGGCGGTGTGACCGAGTCGCTGTTGATTGTATTTATAGTTTTAGCGATCGCTGTAGTCGGCTTTCTAAATGAATATAAAGCCGAGCGAACGGTCGAAGCATTGATGAAATTAGTTGGTCATAAGGCCAAGGTTCGGCGTGGCGGCCAGGTTGAAGAAGTCGATTCGGCCGAGCTCGTACCGGGCGATATCGTCTTGCTGGAAGAAGGCATGAAGGTCCCGGCTGACATCCGGTTGGCACAAGTTAAAAACCTGATGGTTAACGAAGCCAGTCTGACCGGCGAATCGGTACCAGTCAGTAAAAATACTTTCGCGATTGATAAGGCCGCTACGCTAGGCGATCAAAAAGGCATGGTATTTTCCGGTACGATTATCGCGTCGGGTACGGCCGAGGGCATTGTAGTAGCCACTGGACAATCAACCGAAATTGGCAAAATCGCCGGGTTAGTCAGCGAGGTTGAAGAAGAACTAACCCCGATGCAGAAAAAACTTGATGATCTTGGCCGCAAAATCGGCGCCGTCATATTAGCAATTAGCATACTGGTTTTTATTATTATCTTCTTTTTAGATAAGGACATAGTTGATGCAAACCTGCTGCAACGATTAATACTAGCCTTTACGGCGGCAGTGGCGCTGGCGGTGGCCGCTATTCCAGAGGGCTTGGCATTTGTAGTTAGAATCTCATTGGCTTTTGGCGCTCGTCGGATGGCGTCAAAAAACGCCCTCGTCAGGAAACTCAGCGCGGTTGAAGCGCTGGGCAGCACCGATGTTATTTGTTCGGACAAGACCGGGACACTAACGCGCGGCGAAATGACAGTTCGCTCTATCTGGTTTGAAAACATGTCTTATGAAGCCGAAGGGTCGGGCTACGAGACTGAGGGCGGGTTTACGTTTAACGGCAAACCGGTCGAGCCGAAGGCGATTTTACCACTGTTAAGAATTGGTGTTCTTAATAATAATGCGCGACTTAAGGACAAAGCCATTCTGGGTGATCCGACTGAAGGGTCGTTAATCGTATCGGCCGCCAAAGCCGGACTGGATCAAGCCGAGCAAAATGCCAAGTTTCCGCGCGTTGACGAGATACCGTTCAATAGTTCTCGGAAAATTATGAGCACTATTCATAAAACCGCTCGGGGTTATTTAGTGACTACCAAAGGCGCCGTGGACGTCTTGCTTAATAAGTGCGATCGAATTTATCACGGTGGCAAAATCAAAAAGTTAGATAAAGCCATGAGAGCCGAGATCTTAGCCGCCAACTCAGATATGGCTAAGCAGGCTTTGAGGGTCTTGGGCTTTGCTTATAAAGAACAAACGGCTCAACCAAACGCAAAATCGGCCGAGACAAAATTGGTTTTTGTCGGTTTGCAGGGCATGATGGACCCGCCCCGGCTGGAGGTCAAAGAGGTTATGCACCGGGTGCATGCCGAAGCCGGTATGAGGGTAATCATGATTACCGGTGATTTTATTGATACTGCCCAAGCCGTGGCGGAAGAAATCGGTATCACAGGAGACGCTATTTCCGGTACCGAACTAGACGAGCTGACCCAGCCGGAATTTGAAACACGGGTGGAAAAAATAGCCGTCTACGCCCGAGTTAATCCGGAGCATAAGATTCGGATTATCCAGGCGCTAAAAAAACATGGCCACCAGGTTGCAATGACCGGCGATGGCGTTAATGATGCGCCAGCGATCAAGGCGGCCGATATCGGCATAGCCATGGGGATTACCGGTACTGATGCCTCGAAAGAGGCCGCCGATTTAATATTGCTCGACGATCAGTTCTTAACAATTATCAACGCTATTGAAGAAGGCCGCGGGATCTTTGACAACGTGCGGAAGTTTGTCAATTACCTGCTCAGCGCCAATATCGCCGAAGTACTGACCATCTTAGGCGGCGTTGTCTTTTTAGGCCACTTAGCCTTAACAGCCGCGCAGCTGCTGTTTATTAACATTGTGACTGATGGACTGCCGGCAATCGCCCTGGGTTCGGACCCGGCCGAACGAGGCATTATGCGGTTTAAGCCCCACCGGTTCCAAGAAGCCATTATTACTAAGCGGGTCTGGGTGGAAATGCTGGTTTTCGGAGCGCTGATGACGGTGATTTTGTTAGGCCATTTTTGGTGGATTGGCGGGCATCAGCACGAACTTGTGCGCGGCACTGCGGTAGCTTTTACGGCTATGGTTATCTACGAAATGGTCAGGCTTATTGGCATCCGATCAGATTATAAGATCCGCTGGTTTTCCAATCCTTGGTTAAGTGTCGCAATCCTTGCCTCTTTTGGACTACAGCTAGTCGTGCTGTATTTCTCGCCGCTGGCCCAAGTCTTTAAGGTTCAGCCGATTCATGGCATTGACTGGTTGATTATCGGTTTGGGATCGGTTTTTCTGATTGTGGTTATGAAACTATTAACGCCGTTGCTCAATAAAACATTTACCGAAACAAAGCCCCAGTATTCAGTCGAGCATTATGAACTGGCCTAAGATCAGTATATTGACAAATATCTAATAAAATGCTAATATTTAATAGTCAAATAAATTAAAACAAACAGGAGCAACCCTTATTATGGCCTTAGGAATAGGCAGCCTGAAGAAAAAGACTGATGCTAAAGACAAGAAGTCGTCTAAGAAAAGCTCAGCCAACGACGAAGCCGCTGATCTCTTGAAGAAAATGGATGAGAAAGCCGCTGCTGGCGATTGTCCTTTTTGCTAAATTTGAAAACCCAGGCAACCTTCCAATCAAACAAGGACATCGAATCCGGGTTTAGTCGGTTGTAAATAGCAATTCGGATAAAAGTCCGATTAGTTTAAGAGCGGGACAAAGACGAAACCGTAGTGTTCTTCGCTCTTTATTCGCCCAAATGGATCTTTGACAATTTTAAATAGACTGTTTTTTACTGGCACGACCATTTGGCCCGGCGATTTTAACTGCTTTATGAGTTCGTCAGGTATACTATCGGCCGACGCCGAAACCAAAATCCTGTCGTACGGCGCGGCTTTGACATAACCGAGGCGGCCGGGAGTATAGTGAATGGTAGCTTGTCTAAGTTTCATTTTTTCAAGGCGGTTTTGGCCCAATCTGACCAAACCGGATTTAATTTCTGTACCGACAATCCGACCATCGACACCAACGACTGTCGCTAAAAGCGCCGTTGTCCAACCCGAGCCGCTGCCGACATCCAATATATTTTGGCCGGCTTTGGGCTGAAGCAGTTCCAGCATGATGGCCACGGTTGTCGGCTGTGAAATAGTTTGACCGTGTCCAATATCGAGCGGAAAATTGCCGTATGCTTGATCTATTAGGGCTGGCGGTACGAACTGGATTCTGTCAATTGATTTGAAGGCCTTAATCAAGTGAGGGGATTTGAGTGTCCCGGCACGGACTAAGCCATCAACTAAGTCGGGATAAGATGAGTAGTGATTGGTCCAAAACGCCATAACTATATTTTAATACTCGCGTCCAGCCGGTTGCCGGTTTGTGCCGAATAACTTAAGCGTTATAATTAAAACCGACGTGGAAGAATCAAACATTCCCCCGCAACCAATTAAGCCGGAATCAATTCCGCCCGCTAAAAAGCCCCGTCCGGCAAAGCAAACGCTACTGCTGTGGCTATTAATTGTTCTGCTGGCCAGTAGCAGCGGAGTTTTTGCCTATCTTTACTTCACTAACTCTGACTCAACCGCCAATCCGGCTGATCAACCCACGGCGGAATCAGATCAACCCGGCGCGGAAATGACATCAACTGGCAGCCCTAGTCTCTACCAGGCCGAGGTCGGCAAGTTTTCACTAACTCTGCCGGTTGGGTATTACGTGATAGAGAAAATTGACGGCGGTTTTGAGGGCGGACCGGTGACCTCGATCGTTATTGGCCAGGTGGATGAAGAGGTTAATAATCTTATTCATTCCAGTGCGGCTCAAGAGTTTGAAATTATCGCTTTGCCTTTAACCTCAACCGGTGCTACTACTTTGGCTGAATATGGCGCCTCGACCAGTTTTGGCAGCAGCGAACTATCAACCCAGCTTGAGAATACGACGTTTAGCGGGGTAGACGCGTTGGTGTACCGACAGGATGGCTTATTTACTACGACCCACTTGGCCTTTATCAATGCCGCTGTGGCCTACAGCGTGTCATTTGTCGGTTCGTCACCCGCCGACAACGATCTCTACGCCGTGGTCGAGGAGGCATTTAGCTTCGACTAACGGTCTTTATTGCAATTTCTTATAAAGCGAGCCGGTAAGAATTAGTGTTATAACGCCTGTGCCAAGCAGTATGAATGGGTTGTCGGCCAGTACGTCAGCTCGGTCGATTAGGTGTTCAAAACCATAAAATGTGGCGACCAAACCGAAAGTGCCAAGCAGGGTGAAGAGCAACGGAAAACGGGTAAACGCCGCTTGGCGTTTGGTGTCAATTTTTTGAACCAATTGTTTTTCTTTGTTAAGAAAGGCCTTTTCTTTGTCGATCAGAGGATGGTTTTTAATGGGTTCCATGAATATAATTATAGCCTGAATACCGGCCAGCTTAAGCCAATTATGATTTGGTAGCAGGGGCGAGGATTGAACTCGCGACCTCAGGCTTATGAGTCCTGCGCTCTAACCAGCTGAGCTACCCTGCCTTAGCCGCGAGGTAACTATAACAAACAATCCACCCCTTTTAAATCGGTTGGGCTGCCGGGGATTGATTAGCGGCGGTTTCTACTGCAAAATAGCTGATAGTATGTCCGAGGCTAGCCCAAAACCAGACCGGCCTAATGCCCATGACAATTTCCGTGCCAGGCGGATAGACGATGAGATGCGTCGTGTGATTGGTTTTGTCGGCCCGGAGAAACTCGAAGCGTGGTTAAACGGATCGAACGATGGGGATTCGCGTGAAATAATCCGCCAGATTACACCCTCGATCCAGATTCTTAATGAGGATGGTTTTCTGGGCCCGCTGCTTTGGCACATTGACAGAACCAGATTCTACGTACTTGGTCATCATGACGACGGCAGCTGGACTTATGGTTTGGAGCCGGAGCCAGGTGAGCCGCACGAGCCAATACCGCTTCATGGCAAGCAAAAGCCTGTCGATGACTGGACGGAACGTGAAATTGCGTTATTTAAGGATTTAATCAGGAGTCTGCAAGCGTACGGAAATCAGGTACCGGCCGGAGCCGTCCACCGATCAATTGGGCCAATGCCAAAAGGCCCGGCCACTAAAGACGTTAGCTCAGATTTAGTGTGATTGTTCTACTTGGCGGCCGGGCTGATACAATCTCGTAGAATGAGATCGATAGACCTAAAGGCTAACATATACATCGTTGCCGTTTCCGGCGGCGTGGACTCGGTAGTACTGTTGGACCTTTTGAGCCGCCAAACCGAACTTGAATTAATAGTGGCTCATTTTGACCATGGTATCCGGGTCGATTCGGGCCGAGATCGGCAATTTGTGTCCAGCCTGGCGAAGAAATACAAACATAAATTTGAATCAGCCGAAGGTCAGCTTGGTCCCGACGCTTCCGAAGCCAAGGCCAGGGCGGTGCGCTATAAGTTTTTAAAACAAGTAAAGTCCAAACACCGCGCCGTCGGAATTGTTACCGCACATCACCAGGATGACATCATTGAGACCGCCATTATTAACTTGATAAGAGGAACCGGGCCGAAAGGCCTGAGTGCCTTAAAGTCTTCGCCGGCTCTTATCCGCCCGTTGCTTAATTGGACTAAGGCCGACATCATCAAATATGCTCGCCGAGGGCAACTGTCGTGGCGAGAAGACCCAACCAATCAAGACACTAGTTATTTGAGAAATTACATTAGACGGATATTGATACCCAAATTAACCCAGGCCGATGCGAATTGGCGGCCAAAATTTCTG
Above is a window of Candidatus Saccharimonadales bacterium DNA encoding:
- a CDS encoding ATP cone domain-containing protein, with translation MKHVVKRQGHTEEYDSRKLYASVYAACLSVRATTGEAELVAEKVVAHVDDWLKNKHEVTAHDIRRIAAKHFRPYNANAAYMYLNHREWHR
- the pcm gene encoding protein-L-isoaspartate O-methyltransferase — its product is MAFWTNHYSSYPDLVDGLVRAGTLKSPHLIKAFKSIDRIQFVPPALIDQAYGNFPLDIGHGQTISQPTTVAIMLELLQPKAGQNILDVGSGSGWTTALLATVVGVDGRIVGTEIKSGLVRLGQNRLEKMKLRQATIHYTPGRLGYVKAAPYDRILVSASADSIPDELIKQLKSPGQMVVPVKNSLFKIVKDPFGRIKSEEHYGFVFVPLLN
- a CDS encoding NAD(P)/FAD-dependent oxidoreductase, which produces MASLMPKAQRVHDYDLIAIGSGAGGGVAAHLSARAGHKVAIVEDDTVGGECPNFGCVPTKALLQAAELYRSATEAKKFGIKVSALNFNYPAIKKWKDLAVKRTGTADGERAYSADGIAVISGHAHFISPHEISTGQRRFTAKKFLVATGTSNFIPPIEGLSESGFITYRDAIDLTKPLKSVFIIGGGAIGCEFAELFATFGTKVTIADFAPRLLTKEDAAVGELIQAVFEHQNGINVHISTEVVKIEAKAGKKTVYFRTSGKIQSVKVDEVLVATGKVPHTDLGLENAGVEYDKHGIKVNDFMQTSSPHIYAAGDVTGKMMFTHVASYQSRIAAYNMFRPKREWIKALYHAIPRVTFVAPEAAGVGATEDELKSRKINYQVGAAAVSVIGRANTADNDIGFVKVLADKQGILLGAAIVSPRAGEMIHELALAIQHGLTAQAIVDTVHAFPTWSEAVRVACAKIA
- the tilS gene encoding tRNA lysidine(34) synthetase TilS — its product is MRSIDLKANIYIVAVSGGVDSVVLLDLLSRQTELELIVAHFDHGIRVDSGRDRQFVSSLAKKYKHKFESAEGQLGPDASEAKARAVRYKFLKQVKSKHRAVGIVTAHHQDDIIETAIINLIRGTGPKGLSALKSSPALIRPLLNWTKADIIKYARRGQLSWREDPTNQDTSYLRNYIRRILIPKLTQADANWRPKFLSAIEINRDLGREIEPLIKSIAADNIRLGANQAKMARSWLVGLPGLVGREMIAHMIRAVDKKVRIDRRSITAAWQFAKTARSGKTKLLGKTTVMTINNGEVLVGTKAPS
- a CDS encoding cation-translocating P-type ATPase, translating into MVGKVEYYRQPVPDIANELEVDTTQGLSLAETRTRLAKFGPNRLEAAKKINPLRLFLSQFNDVLIIVLIIAAAVSFGLSFVEDEGGVTESLLIVFIVLAIAVVGFLNEYKAERTVEALMKLVGHKAKVRRGGQVEEVDSAELVPGDIVLLEEGMKVPADIRLAQVKNLMVNEASLTGESVPVSKNTFAIDKAATLGDQKGMVFSGTIIASGTAEGIVVATGQSTEIGKIAGLVSEVEEELTPMQKKLDDLGRKIGAVILAISILVFIIIFFLDKDIVDANLLQRLILAFTAAVALAVAAIPEGLAFVVRISLAFGARRMASKNALVRKLSAVEALGSTDVICSDKTGTLTRGEMTVRSIWFENMSYEAEGSGYETEGGFTFNGKPVEPKAILPLLRIGVLNNNARLKDKAILGDPTEGSLIVSAAKAGLDQAEQNAKFPRVDEIPFNSSRKIMSTIHKTARGYLVTTKGAVDVLLNKCDRIYHGGKIKKLDKAMRAEILAANSDMAKQALRVLGFAYKEQTAQPNAKSAETKLVFVGLQGMMDPPRLEVKEVMHRVHAEAGMRVIMITGDFIDTAQAVAEEIGITGDAISGTELDELTQPEFETRVEKIAVYARVNPEHKIRIIQALKKHGHQVAMTGDGVNDAPAIKAADIGIAMGITGTDASKEAADLILLDDQFLTIINAIEEGRGIFDNVRKFVNYLLSANIAEVLTILGGVVFLGHLALTAAQLLFINIVTDGLPAIALGSDPAERGIMRFKPHRFQEAIITKRVWVEMLVFGALMTVILLGHFWWIGGHQHELVRGTAVAFTAMVIYEMVRLIGIRSDYKIRWFSNPWLSVAILASFGLQLVVLYFSPLAQVFKVQPIHGIDWLIIGLGSVFLIVVMKLLTPLLNKTFTETKPQYSVEHYELA